From the genome of Mugil cephalus isolate CIBA_MC_2020 chromosome 2, CIBA_Mcephalus_1.1, whole genome shotgun sequence, one region includes:
- the gne gene encoding bifunctional UDP-N-acetylglucosamine 2-epimerase/N-acetylmannosamine kinase isoform X4, whose protein sequence is MQRSREKTEREKMDEQNQGKKKLRVCVATCNRADYSKLAPIMFGIKSQPEEFELEVVVLGSHLIDDYGNTFRMIEQDDFDIGSKLHTIVRGEDEAAMVESVGLALVKLPDVLQRLRPDILVVHGDRFDALALATAAALMNIRILHLEGGEVSGTIDDSIRHAISKLAHYHACCTRMAEQHLIAMCEDHSRILLAGCPSYDKLLSTHHRDDHMDVIKSWLGDHVQDHGYIVALQHPVTTDIQHSIKIYGLMLDALLSFNKKTLILFPNIDAGSKEMVRVMRKKGIEQHPNFRAVKHIPFEQFIQLVCHAGCMIGNSSCGVREAGAFGTPVINLGTRQTGRETGENVLHVRDADTHNKIYHALELQFGKRYPCSKIYGDGNAVPRILKFLRSIDLDEPLQKTFCFPPVKDIISQDIDHILETQSALAIDLGGTNLRVAIVCMRGKIVKKYTQPNPKTFEARMHLILKMCNDAIRDAVGLNCRILGVGVSTGGRVNPQEGVVLHSTKLIQEWSSVDLRTPISDALRLPVWVDNDGNCAALAERKFGHGKGVENFVTVITGTGIGGGIIHHNELIHGSTFCAAELGHIMVSLEGPECSCGSRGCIEAYASGMALQREAKRLHDEDLLKVEGMDIKLSEPIIAAHLISAARMGNSKADAVLNKASTALGVGITNILHIVNPSLVILSGVLASYYQAPVQHIISQRALLSAQSIKVVTSDLEEPALLGAASMVLDYATRRIY, encoded by the exons GTAAGAAGAAGTTGAGAGTGTGTGTGGCGACATGCAACAGAGCAGATTACTCCAAGCTGGCCCCCATCATGTTTGGGATTAAATCCCAGCCCGAGGAGTTTGAACTGGAAGTCGTGGTGCTTGGTTCACATCTCATTGATGACTATGG GAACACTTTTCGCATGATCGAGCAGGACGACTTTGACATTGGCTCTAAGCTCCACACTATTGTGAGGGGAGAGGACGAGGCAGCTATGGTGGAGAGCGTTGGGCTGGCACTGGTGAAACTCCCTGACGTCCTACAGAGACTGCGCCCCGACATCCTGGTGGTACACGGTGACCGCTTTGATGCTCTGGCTCTGGCTACTGCTGCAGCACTGATGAATATCAGAATACTTCACCTGGAAGGAGGAGAG GTTAGCGGTACAATCGACGACTCAATCCGCCACGCCATAAGTAAACTGGCACATTATCACGCCTGCTGCACGCGCATGGCAGAGCAGCACCTCATCGCCATGTGCGAGGACCACTCTCGCATTCTCCTGGCCGGCTGCCCATCGTATGATAAGCTGTTGTCAACTCATCACAGAGACGACCACATGGATGTCATCAAGAGCTGGCTGG GTGACCACGTGCAGGATCATGGCTATATTGTGGCATTACAGCACCCAGTTACTACAGACATCCAGCACTCCATTAAGATCTATGGACTGATGCTGGATGCTTTGCTTTCCTTCAACAAGAAGACCCTCATCCTCTTCCCTAATATTGATGCAG gaagtaaggAGATGGTGCGTGTCATGCGAAAGAAGGGCATCGAACAGCACCCCAACTTCCGGGCGGTGAAGCACATTCCCTTCGAGCAGTTCATCCAGCTCGTGTGCCATGCTGGCTGCATGATCGGAAACAGCAGCTGTGGCGTACGAGAGGCCGGGGCCTTCGGAACGCCTGTCATTAACCTGGGAACAAGGCAGACGGGCAGAGAAACCG GTGAAAATGTTCTTCATGTCAGAGATGCTGACACTCACAATAAGATCTACCACGCTCTGGAGCTGCAATTTGGGAAGAGATACCCATG TTCCAAGATTTATGGTGACGGCAACGCAGTGCCTCGCATTCTGAAGTTTCTGCGTAGCATTGACCTGGACGAACCCCTCCAGAAGACTTTCTGTTTCCCCCCTGTGAAAGACATTATATCCCAAGACATCGATCACATCCTGGAGACACAGAGTGCTCTGGCAATTGACTTGGGAGGGACCAACCTCAGAGTGGCTATTGTGTGCATGAGG GGAAAGATTGTGAAGAAATACACACAGCCCAATCCAAAGACTTTCGAGGCCAGGATGCATCTCATATtgaaaatgtgtaatgatgccATTCGGGACGCTGTGGGCCTTAACTGTAGAATACTTGGTGTCG GTGTGTCGACAGGCGGACGTGTAAACCCACAAGAAGGTGTAGTCCTACACTCCACCAAGCTGATCCAGGAGTGGTCATCTGTGGACCTGAGGACACCCATCTCAGATGCCCTACGCTTACCCGTCTGGGTCGACAATGACGGCAACTGTGCTGCGTTGGCTGAGAGGAAATTTGGTCATGGGAAGGGAGTGGAAAACTTTGTGACAGTCATTACAGGAACAG gtattggaggaggAATTATCCATCACAATGAGCTGATCCATGGCAGCACGTTCTGTGCTGCTGAGCTGGGTCATATCATGGTTTCATTAGAAGGCCCGGAGTGTTCTTGTGGCAGCCGTGGTTGCATAGAGGCCTATGCATCTGGCATGGCTTTGCAGAGAGAGGCCAAAAGGTTGCATGATG aggaCCTGCTGAAGGTGGAGGGGATGGATATTAAGCTCTCAGAGCCTATCATTGCTGCTCACCTCATCAGTGCAGCCAGAATGGGGAACTCCAAAGCTGATGCTGTTCTAAACAAGG CATCCACAGCACTAGGGGTTGGCATCACGAACATTCTCCACATCGTCAACCCCTCTCTAGTCATTCTGTCTGGAGTCCTGGCCTCTTACTACCAGGCCCCAGTGCAGCACATCATCTCGCAGagagctctcctctctgcacaAAGCATTAAGGTTGTCACATCGGACTTGGAAGAACCTGCTTTACTTGGAGCTGCCAGCATGGTGTTAGACTACGCAACTAGAAGgatatattaa
- the gne gene encoding bifunctional UDP-N-acetylglucosamine 2-epimerase/N-acetylmannosamine kinase isoform X2 → MEKHQGSLSINPHELYFLRMQRSREKTEREKMDEQNQGKKKLRVCVATCNRADYSKLAPIMFGIKSQPEEFELEVVVLGSHLIDDYGNTFRMIEQDDFDIGSKLHTIVRGEDEAAMVESVGLALVKLPDVLQRLRPDILVVHGDRFDALALATAAALMNIRILHLEGGEVSGTIDDSIRHAISKLAHYHACCTRMAEQHLIAMCEDHSRILLAGCPSYDKLLSTHHRDDHMDVIKSWLGDHVQDHGYIVALQHPVTTDIQHSIKIYGLMLDALLSFNKKTLILFPNIDAGSKEMVRVMRKKGIEQHPNFRAVKHIPFEQFIQLVCHAGCMIGNSSCGVREAGAFGTPVINLGTRQTGRETGENVLHVRDADTHNKIYHALELQFGKRYPCSKIYGDGNAVPRILKFLRSIDLDEPLQKTFCFPPVKDIISQDIDHILETQSALAIDLGGTNLRVAIVCMRGKIVKKYTQPNPKTFEARMHLILKMCNDAIRDAVGLNCRILGVGVSTGGRVNPQEGVVLHSTKLIQEWSSVDLRTPISDALRLPVWVDNDGNCAALAERKFGHGKGVENFVTVITGTGIGGGIIHHNELIHGSTFCAAELGHIMVSLEGPECSCGSRGCIEAYASGMALQREAKRLHDEDLLKVEGMDIKLSEPIIAAHLISAARMGNSKADAVLNKASTALGVGITNILHIVNPSLVILSGVLASYYQAPVQHIISQRALLSAQSIKVVTSDLEEPALLGAASMVLDYATRRIY, encoded by the exons GTAAGAAGAAGTTGAGAGTGTGTGTGGCGACATGCAACAGAGCAGATTACTCCAAGCTGGCCCCCATCATGTTTGGGATTAAATCCCAGCCCGAGGAGTTTGAACTGGAAGTCGTGGTGCTTGGTTCACATCTCATTGATGACTATGG GAACACTTTTCGCATGATCGAGCAGGACGACTTTGACATTGGCTCTAAGCTCCACACTATTGTGAGGGGAGAGGACGAGGCAGCTATGGTGGAGAGCGTTGGGCTGGCACTGGTGAAACTCCCTGACGTCCTACAGAGACTGCGCCCCGACATCCTGGTGGTACACGGTGACCGCTTTGATGCTCTGGCTCTGGCTACTGCTGCAGCACTGATGAATATCAGAATACTTCACCTGGAAGGAGGAGAG GTTAGCGGTACAATCGACGACTCAATCCGCCACGCCATAAGTAAACTGGCACATTATCACGCCTGCTGCACGCGCATGGCAGAGCAGCACCTCATCGCCATGTGCGAGGACCACTCTCGCATTCTCCTGGCCGGCTGCCCATCGTATGATAAGCTGTTGTCAACTCATCACAGAGACGACCACATGGATGTCATCAAGAGCTGGCTGG GTGACCACGTGCAGGATCATGGCTATATTGTGGCATTACAGCACCCAGTTACTACAGACATCCAGCACTCCATTAAGATCTATGGACTGATGCTGGATGCTTTGCTTTCCTTCAACAAGAAGACCCTCATCCTCTTCCCTAATATTGATGCAG gaagtaaggAGATGGTGCGTGTCATGCGAAAGAAGGGCATCGAACAGCACCCCAACTTCCGGGCGGTGAAGCACATTCCCTTCGAGCAGTTCATCCAGCTCGTGTGCCATGCTGGCTGCATGATCGGAAACAGCAGCTGTGGCGTACGAGAGGCCGGGGCCTTCGGAACGCCTGTCATTAACCTGGGAACAAGGCAGACGGGCAGAGAAACCG GTGAAAATGTTCTTCATGTCAGAGATGCTGACACTCACAATAAGATCTACCACGCTCTGGAGCTGCAATTTGGGAAGAGATACCCATG TTCCAAGATTTATGGTGACGGCAACGCAGTGCCTCGCATTCTGAAGTTTCTGCGTAGCATTGACCTGGACGAACCCCTCCAGAAGACTTTCTGTTTCCCCCCTGTGAAAGACATTATATCCCAAGACATCGATCACATCCTGGAGACACAGAGTGCTCTGGCAATTGACTTGGGAGGGACCAACCTCAGAGTGGCTATTGTGTGCATGAGG GGAAAGATTGTGAAGAAATACACACAGCCCAATCCAAAGACTTTCGAGGCCAGGATGCATCTCATATtgaaaatgtgtaatgatgccATTCGGGACGCTGTGGGCCTTAACTGTAGAATACTTGGTGTCG GTGTGTCGACAGGCGGACGTGTAAACCCACAAGAAGGTGTAGTCCTACACTCCACCAAGCTGATCCAGGAGTGGTCATCTGTGGACCTGAGGACACCCATCTCAGATGCCCTACGCTTACCCGTCTGGGTCGACAATGACGGCAACTGTGCTGCGTTGGCTGAGAGGAAATTTGGTCATGGGAAGGGAGTGGAAAACTTTGTGACAGTCATTACAGGAACAG gtattggaggaggAATTATCCATCACAATGAGCTGATCCATGGCAGCACGTTCTGTGCTGCTGAGCTGGGTCATATCATGGTTTCATTAGAAGGCCCGGAGTGTTCTTGTGGCAGCCGTGGTTGCATAGAGGCCTATGCATCTGGCATGGCTTTGCAGAGAGAGGCCAAAAGGTTGCATGATG aggaCCTGCTGAAGGTGGAGGGGATGGATATTAAGCTCTCAGAGCCTATCATTGCTGCTCACCTCATCAGTGCAGCCAGAATGGGGAACTCCAAAGCTGATGCTGTTCTAAACAAGG CATCCACAGCACTAGGGGTTGGCATCACGAACATTCTCCACATCGTCAACCCCTCTCTAGTCATTCTGTCTGGAGTCCTGGCCTCTTACTACCAGGCCCCAGTGCAGCACATCATCTCGCAGagagctctcctctctgcacaAAGCATTAAGGTTGTCACATCGGACTTGGAAGAACCTGCTTTACTTGGAGCTGCCAGCATGGTGTTAGACTACGCAACTAGAAGgatatattaa
- the gne gene encoding bifunctional UDP-N-acetylglucosamine 2-epimerase/N-acetylmannosamine kinase isoform X1, whose amino-acid sequence MEKHQGSLSINPHLLSIWKAQELYFLRMQRSREKTEREKMDEQNQGKKKLRVCVATCNRADYSKLAPIMFGIKSQPEEFELEVVVLGSHLIDDYGNTFRMIEQDDFDIGSKLHTIVRGEDEAAMVESVGLALVKLPDVLQRLRPDILVVHGDRFDALALATAAALMNIRILHLEGGEVSGTIDDSIRHAISKLAHYHACCTRMAEQHLIAMCEDHSRILLAGCPSYDKLLSTHHRDDHMDVIKSWLGDHVQDHGYIVALQHPVTTDIQHSIKIYGLMLDALLSFNKKTLILFPNIDAGSKEMVRVMRKKGIEQHPNFRAVKHIPFEQFIQLVCHAGCMIGNSSCGVREAGAFGTPVINLGTRQTGRETGENVLHVRDADTHNKIYHALELQFGKRYPCSKIYGDGNAVPRILKFLRSIDLDEPLQKTFCFPPVKDIISQDIDHILETQSALAIDLGGTNLRVAIVCMRGKIVKKYTQPNPKTFEARMHLILKMCNDAIRDAVGLNCRILGVGVSTGGRVNPQEGVVLHSTKLIQEWSSVDLRTPISDALRLPVWVDNDGNCAALAERKFGHGKGVENFVTVITGTGIGGGIIHHNELIHGSTFCAAELGHIMVSLEGPECSCGSRGCIEAYASGMALQREAKRLHDEDLLKVEGMDIKLSEPIIAAHLISAARMGNSKADAVLNKASTALGVGITNILHIVNPSLVILSGVLASYYQAPVQHIISQRALLSAQSIKVVTSDLEEPALLGAASMVLDYATRRIY is encoded by the exons GTAAGAAGAAGTTGAGAGTGTGTGTGGCGACATGCAACAGAGCAGATTACTCCAAGCTGGCCCCCATCATGTTTGGGATTAAATCCCAGCCCGAGGAGTTTGAACTGGAAGTCGTGGTGCTTGGTTCACATCTCATTGATGACTATGG GAACACTTTTCGCATGATCGAGCAGGACGACTTTGACATTGGCTCTAAGCTCCACACTATTGTGAGGGGAGAGGACGAGGCAGCTATGGTGGAGAGCGTTGGGCTGGCACTGGTGAAACTCCCTGACGTCCTACAGAGACTGCGCCCCGACATCCTGGTGGTACACGGTGACCGCTTTGATGCTCTGGCTCTGGCTACTGCTGCAGCACTGATGAATATCAGAATACTTCACCTGGAAGGAGGAGAG GTTAGCGGTACAATCGACGACTCAATCCGCCACGCCATAAGTAAACTGGCACATTATCACGCCTGCTGCACGCGCATGGCAGAGCAGCACCTCATCGCCATGTGCGAGGACCACTCTCGCATTCTCCTGGCCGGCTGCCCATCGTATGATAAGCTGTTGTCAACTCATCACAGAGACGACCACATGGATGTCATCAAGAGCTGGCTGG GTGACCACGTGCAGGATCATGGCTATATTGTGGCATTACAGCACCCAGTTACTACAGACATCCAGCACTCCATTAAGATCTATGGACTGATGCTGGATGCTTTGCTTTCCTTCAACAAGAAGACCCTCATCCTCTTCCCTAATATTGATGCAG gaagtaaggAGATGGTGCGTGTCATGCGAAAGAAGGGCATCGAACAGCACCCCAACTTCCGGGCGGTGAAGCACATTCCCTTCGAGCAGTTCATCCAGCTCGTGTGCCATGCTGGCTGCATGATCGGAAACAGCAGCTGTGGCGTACGAGAGGCCGGGGCCTTCGGAACGCCTGTCATTAACCTGGGAACAAGGCAGACGGGCAGAGAAACCG GTGAAAATGTTCTTCATGTCAGAGATGCTGACACTCACAATAAGATCTACCACGCTCTGGAGCTGCAATTTGGGAAGAGATACCCATG TTCCAAGATTTATGGTGACGGCAACGCAGTGCCTCGCATTCTGAAGTTTCTGCGTAGCATTGACCTGGACGAACCCCTCCAGAAGACTTTCTGTTTCCCCCCTGTGAAAGACATTATATCCCAAGACATCGATCACATCCTGGAGACACAGAGTGCTCTGGCAATTGACTTGGGAGGGACCAACCTCAGAGTGGCTATTGTGTGCATGAGG GGAAAGATTGTGAAGAAATACACACAGCCCAATCCAAAGACTTTCGAGGCCAGGATGCATCTCATATtgaaaatgtgtaatgatgccATTCGGGACGCTGTGGGCCTTAACTGTAGAATACTTGGTGTCG GTGTGTCGACAGGCGGACGTGTAAACCCACAAGAAGGTGTAGTCCTACACTCCACCAAGCTGATCCAGGAGTGGTCATCTGTGGACCTGAGGACACCCATCTCAGATGCCCTACGCTTACCCGTCTGGGTCGACAATGACGGCAACTGTGCTGCGTTGGCTGAGAGGAAATTTGGTCATGGGAAGGGAGTGGAAAACTTTGTGACAGTCATTACAGGAACAG gtattggaggaggAATTATCCATCACAATGAGCTGATCCATGGCAGCACGTTCTGTGCTGCTGAGCTGGGTCATATCATGGTTTCATTAGAAGGCCCGGAGTGTTCTTGTGGCAGCCGTGGTTGCATAGAGGCCTATGCATCTGGCATGGCTTTGCAGAGAGAGGCCAAAAGGTTGCATGATG aggaCCTGCTGAAGGTGGAGGGGATGGATATTAAGCTCTCAGAGCCTATCATTGCTGCTCACCTCATCAGTGCAGCCAGAATGGGGAACTCCAAAGCTGATGCTGTTCTAAACAAGG CATCCACAGCACTAGGGGTTGGCATCACGAACATTCTCCACATCGTCAACCCCTCTCTAGTCATTCTGTCTGGAGTCCTGGCCTCTTACTACCAGGCCCCAGTGCAGCACATCATCTCGCAGagagctctcctctctgcacaAAGCATTAAGGTTGTCACATCGGACTTGGAAGAACCTGCTTTACTTGGAGCTGCCAGCATGGTGTTAGACTACGCAACTAGAAGgatatattaa
- the gne gene encoding bifunctional UDP-N-acetylglucosamine 2-epimerase/N-acetylmannosamine kinase isoform X3 — MLLSIWKAQELYFLRMQRSREKTEREKMDEQNQGKKKLRVCVATCNRADYSKLAPIMFGIKSQPEEFELEVVVLGSHLIDDYGNTFRMIEQDDFDIGSKLHTIVRGEDEAAMVESVGLALVKLPDVLQRLRPDILVVHGDRFDALALATAAALMNIRILHLEGGEVSGTIDDSIRHAISKLAHYHACCTRMAEQHLIAMCEDHSRILLAGCPSYDKLLSTHHRDDHMDVIKSWLGDHVQDHGYIVALQHPVTTDIQHSIKIYGLMLDALLSFNKKTLILFPNIDAGSKEMVRVMRKKGIEQHPNFRAVKHIPFEQFIQLVCHAGCMIGNSSCGVREAGAFGTPVINLGTRQTGRETGENVLHVRDADTHNKIYHALELQFGKRYPCSKIYGDGNAVPRILKFLRSIDLDEPLQKTFCFPPVKDIISQDIDHILETQSALAIDLGGTNLRVAIVCMRGKIVKKYTQPNPKTFEARMHLILKMCNDAIRDAVGLNCRILGVGVSTGGRVNPQEGVVLHSTKLIQEWSSVDLRTPISDALRLPVWVDNDGNCAALAERKFGHGKGVENFVTVITGTGIGGGIIHHNELIHGSTFCAAELGHIMVSLEGPECSCGSRGCIEAYASGMALQREAKRLHDEDLLKVEGMDIKLSEPIIAAHLISAARMGNSKADAVLNKASTALGVGITNILHIVNPSLVILSGVLASYYQAPVQHIISQRALLSAQSIKVVTSDLEEPALLGAASMVLDYATRRIY; from the exons GTAAGAAGAAGTTGAGAGTGTGTGTGGCGACATGCAACAGAGCAGATTACTCCAAGCTGGCCCCCATCATGTTTGGGATTAAATCCCAGCCCGAGGAGTTTGAACTGGAAGTCGTGGTGCTTGGTTCACATCTCATTGATGACTATGG GAACACTTTTCGCATGATCGAGCAGGACGACTTTGACATTGGCTCTAAGCTCCACACTATTGTGAGGGGAGAGGACGAGGCAGCTATGGTGGAGAGCGTTGGGCTGGCACTGGTGAAACTCCCTGACGTCCTACAGAGACTGCGCCCCGACATCCTGGTGGTACACGGTGACCGCTTTGATGCTCTGGCTCTGGCTACTGCTGCAGCACTGATGAATATCAGAATACTTCACCTGGAAGGAGGAGAG GTTAGCGGTACAATCGACGACTCAATCCGCCACGCCATAAGTAAACTGGCACATTATCACGCCTGCTGCACGCGCATGGCAGAGCAGCACCTCATCGCCATGTGCGAGGACCACTCTCGCATTCTCCTGGCCGGCTGCCCATCGTATGATAAGCTGTTGTCAACTCATCACAGAGACGACCACATGGATGTCATCAAGAGCTGGCTGG GTGACCACGTGCAGGATCATGGCTATATTGTGGCATTACAGCACCCAGTTACTACAGACATCCAGCACTCCATTAAGATCTATGGACTGATGCTGGATGCTTTGCTTTCCTTCAACAAGAAGACCCTCATCCTCTTCCCTAATATTGATGCAG gaagtaaggAGATGGTGCGTGTCATGCGAAAGAAGGGCATCGAACAGCACCCCAACTTCCGGGCGGTGAAGCACATTCCCTTCGAGCAGTTCATCCAGCTCGTGTGCCATGCTGGCTGCATGATCGGAAACAGCAGCTGTGGCGTACGAGAGGCCGGGGCCTTCGGAACGCCTGTCATTAACCTGGGAACAAGGCAGACGGGCAGAGAAACCG GTGAAAATGTTCTTCATGTCAGAGATGCTGACACTCACAATAAGATCTACCACGCTCTGGAGCTGCAATTTGGGAAGAGATACCCATG TTCCAAGATTTATGGTGACGGCAACGCAGTGCCTCGCATTCTGAAGTTTCTGCGTAGCATTGACCTGGACGAACCCCTCCAGAAGACTTTCTGTTTCCCCCCTGTGAAAGACATTATATCCCAAGACATCGATCACATCCTGGAGACACAGAGTGCTCTGGCAATTGACTTGGGAGGGACCAACCTCAGAGTGGCTATTGTGTGCATGAGG GGAAAGATTGTGAAGAAATACACACAGCCCAATCCAAAGACTTTCGAGGCCAGGATGCATCTCATATtgaaaatgtgtaatgatgccATTCGGGACGCTGTGGGCCTTAACTGTAGAATACTTGGTGTCG GTGTGTCGACAGGCGGACGTGTAAACCCACAAGAAGGTGTAGTCCTACACTCCACCAAGCTGATCCAGGAGTGGTCATCTGTGGACCTGAGGACACCCATCTCAGATGCCCTACGCTTACCCGTCTGGGTCGACAATGACGGCAACTGTGCTGCGTTGGCTGAGAGGAAATTTGGTCATGGGAAGGGAGTGGAAAACTTTGTGACAGTCATTACAGGAACAG gtattggaggaggAATTATCCATCACAATGAGCTGATCCATGGCAGCACGTTCTGTGCTGCTGAGCTGGGTCATATCATGGTTTCATTAGAAGGCCCGGAGTGTTCTTGTGGCAGCCGTGGTTGCATAGAGGCCTATGCATCTGGCATGGCTTTGCAGAGAGAGGCCAAAAGGTTGCATGATG aggaCCTGCTGAAGGTGGAGGGGATGGATATTAAGCTCTCAGAGCCTATCATTGCTGCTCACCTCATCAGTGCAGCCAGAATGGGGAACTCCAAAGCTGATGCTGTTCTAAACAAGG CATCCACAGCACTAGGGGTTGGCATCACGAACATTCTCCACATCGTCAACCCCTCTCTAGTCATTCTGTCTGGAGTCCTGGCCTCTTACTACCAGGCCCCAGTGCAGCACATCATCTCGCAGagagctctcctctctgcacaAAGCATTAAGGTTGTCACATCGGACTTGGAAGAACCTGCTTTACTTGGAGCTGCCAGCATGGTGTTAGACTACGCAACTAGAAGgatatattaa
- the clta gene encoding clathrin light chain A isoform X2: MDDFDMLNAPPAGNGVGSEEDPAAAFLAQQESEIAGIENDEGFSILDSGEVPSSLADSNDGAVNGDLHGESNGPSDAYAAISSADRLQAEPESLRRWREEQSERLELLDANSRKQESEWKEKAKVELEEWHARQNEQLEKTKTNNRVLDEDFYKQPFSELIGYVAAEEAMVSDLDENNPGTEWERVARLCDFNPKSSKQAKDVSRMRSVLISLKQSPLVR, encoded by the exons ATGGATGATTTTGATATGTTGAACGCGCCACCCGCTGGGAACGGCGTAGGCTCAGAAGAGGACCCTGCGGCCGCCTTTTTGGCCCAGCAGGAGAGCGAAATCGCGGGGATTGAAAACGACGAAGGCTTCAGCATCCTGGACAGCGGAGAGGTCCCCTCGTCGCTGGCGGACTCTAACG atgGCGCTGTAAATGGAGATCTTCATGgg GAAAGCAACGGTCCATCAGATGCCTATGCAGCAATTTCCAGTGCAGACCGACTGCAGGCCGAACCTGAAAGTCTACgcagatggagggaggagcaaAGCGAAAGGCTGGAGTTGCTGG ATGCCAACTCTCGCAAGCAGGAGTCGGAGTGGAAAGAGAAGGCCAAGGTGGAACTGGAGGAGTGGCATGCCAGGCAGAATGAGCAGCTGGAGAAaaccaaaaccaacaacag GGTGCTGGATGAAGACTTCTACAAGCAGCCCTTCTCTGAGCTCATTGGTTATGT GGCAGCTGAAGAAGCCATGGTTTCAGATCTGGATGAAAACAACCCCGGCACCGAGTGGGAGCGGGTGGCTCGGCTCTGCGACTTCAACCCCAAGTCCAGCAAGCAGGCCAAAGACGTGTCACGCATGCGCTCTGTCCTCATCTCCCTGAAGCAGTCTCCACTTGTCCGCTAG
- the clta gene encoding clathrin light chain A isoform X3, which produces MDDFDMLNAPPAGNGVGSEEDPAAAFLAQQESEIAGIENDEGFSILDSGEVPSSLADSNDGAVNGDLHGESNGPSDAYAAISSADRLQAEPESLRRWREEQSERLELLDANSRKQESEWKEKAKVELEEWHARQNEQLEKTKTNNRAAEEAMVSDLDENNPGTEWERVARLCDFNPKSSKQAKDVSRMRSVLISLKQSPLVR; this is translated from the exons ATGGATGATTTTGATATGTTGAACGCGCCACCCGCTGGGAACGGCGTAGGCTCAGAAGAGGACCCTGCGGCCGCCTTTTTGGCCCAGCAGGAGAGCGAAATCGCGGGGATTGAAAACGACGAAGGCTTCAGCATCCTGGACAGCGGAGAGGTCCCCTCGTCGCTGGCGGACTCTAACG atgGCGCTGTAAATGGAGATCTTCATGgg GAAAGCAACGGTCCATCAGATGCCTATGCAGCAATTTCCAGTGCAGACCGACTGCAGGCCGAACCTGAAAGTCTACgcagatggagggaggagcaaAGCGAAAGGCTGGAGTTGCTGG ATGCCAACTCTCGCAAGCAGGAGTCGGAGTGGAAAGAGAAGGCCAAGGTGGAACTGGAGGAGTGGCATGCCAGGCAGAATGAGCAGCTGGAGAAaaccaaaaccaacaacag GGCAGCTGAAGAAGCCATGGTTTCAGATCTGGATGAAAACAACCCCGGCACCGAGTGGGAGCGGGTGGCTCGGCTCTGCGACTTCAACCCCAAGTCCAGCAAGCAGGCCAAAGACGTGTCACGCATGCGCTCTGTCCTCATCTCCCTGAAGCAGTCTCCACTTGTCCGCTAG
- the clta gene encoding clathrin light chain A isoform X1, which produces MDDFDMLNAPPAGNGVGSEEDPAAAFLAQQESEIAGIENDEGFSILDSGEVPSSLADSNDGAVNGDLHGESNGPSDAYAAISSADRLQAEPESLRRWREEQSERLELLDANSRKQESEWKEKAKVELEEWHARQNEQLEKTKTNNRVLDEDFYKQPFSELIGYVTHINHPCYRLDQAAEEAMVSDLDENNPGTEWERVARLCDFNPKSSKQAKDVSRMRSVLISLKQSPLVR; this is translated from the exons ATGGATGATTTTGATATGTTGAACGCGCCACCCGCTGGGAACGGCGTAGGCTCAGAAGAGGACCCTGCGGCCGCCTTTTTGGCCCAGCAGGAGAGCGAAATCGCGGGGATTGAAAACGACGAAGGCTTCAGCATCCTGGACAGCGGAGAGGTCCCCTCGTCGCTGGCGGACTCTAACG atgGCGCTGTAAATGGAGATCTTCATGgg GAAAGCAACGGTCCATCAGATGCCTATGCAGCAATTTCCAGTGCAGACCGACTGCAGGCCGAACCTGAAAGTCTACgcagatggagggaggagcaaAGCGAAAGGCTGGAGTTGCTGG ATGCCAACTCTCGCAAGCAGGAGTCGGAGTGGAAAGAGAAGGCCAAGGTGGAACTGGAGGAGTGGCATGCCAGGCAGAATGAGCAGCTGGAGAAaaccaaaaccaacaacag GGTGCTGGATGAAGACTTCTACAAGCAGCCCTTCTCTGAGCTCATTGGTTATGT CACACACATTAACCATCCTTGCTACCGCCTAGACCA GGCAGCTGAAGAAGCCATGGTTTCAGATCTGGATGAAAACAACCCCGGCACCGAGTGGGAGCGGGTGGCTCGGCTCTGCGACTTCAACCCCAAGTCCAGCAAGCAGGCCAAAGACGTGTCACGCATGCGCTCTGTCCTCATCTCCCTGAAGCAGTCTCCACTTGTCCGCTAG